A region of Lycium barbarum isolate Lr01 chromosome 1, ASM1917538v2, whole genome shotgun sequence DNA encodes the following proteins:
- the LOC132627926 gene encoding (3S,6E)-nerolidol synthase 1-like, producing MAMSRALSPSQYLCMHITSTGQNVSSRNIQVSCRSSNKWSVQEDLLRANSSYNQDRLNTKFAGLVKDVKYALRTEGNNNRLDNLASVDSLQRMGIEYHFQEEIESILQKEYKESACFHKYKTPFEVSLCFRLLRQEGYPVPADVFEKFKNNDGGKFGLNLSQDISGLIGLYEAAQVGVEGEYILDEVANFSGSHLNACLANNGSCVQARIIKETLKYPYHKSLASYKAKSFIRNFKGINGWGRSTLQELANIDHFLTQEIHQHELCQVSRRWRSLGLAEDLKLLRDQPLKWYAWPMAMLAAPKMSQQRIELEKCISFIYVIDDIFDVYGTVEELTLFTEAVNRWELDALADLPEYMRSPYKALYDTINSIGYNIYKTYGWNPIKNLRMTWASLCNAFLKEAKWFASGVIPTADEYLENGLVSSGVHVVSIHMFYLLGLGLTNESSHLEDASAMSSSVAMILRLWDDLGTAKDENQEGNDGSYVECYMKGHEDASTELAREHVAKLIEDEWKKLNKEHLRFMSRSSGSFSKASLNFARMVPLMYSYDDNQSLPALQEYINSMLYDDLSMSIK from the exons ATGGCAATGTCTAGAGCTCTCTCCCCTTCACAATACCTCTGCATGCACATAACCAGCACTGGCCAAAATGTAAGCAGCAGAAATATTCAAGTTTCATGCAGAAGCTCTAACAAATGGTCTGTTCAAGAAGATCTTCTCAGAGCAAACTCGAGTTACAATCaa GATCGATTAAATACGAAATTTGCCGGGTTAGTTAAGGATGTAAAGTATGCACTAAGGACCGAAGGAAATAATAATCGTTTGGATAATCTTGCTTCAGTGGATTCCCTTCAACGTATGGGAATTGAATACCACTTTCAAGAAGAGATTGAATCAATTTTACAAAAGGAGTACAAGGAAAGTGCTTGTTTTCACAAGTATAAAACCCCTTTTGAGGTTTCTCTTTGTTTCAGACTTTTGAGACAAGAAGGTTACCCCGTGCCAGCAG ATGTATttgaaaaattcaagaacaatgaTGGTGGGAAATTTGGATTAAACCTGAGCCAAGATATTAGTGGATTAATTGGTCTATATGAAGCAGCACAAGTTGGTGTAGAAGGTGAATACATACTTGATGAAGTTGCAAATTTCAGTGGTTCGCACCTAAATGCATGTCTTGCAAATAATGGTTCATGTGTTCAAGCTAGAATCATTAAAGAAACATTGAAGTATCCATACCACAAAAGCTTAGCAAGTTACAAGGCCAAAAGCTTCATTCGTAACTTTAAAGGAATTAATGGATGGGGAAGAAGCACCTTGCAAGAATTGGCGAATATTGACCACTTCTTAACCCAAGAGATACATCAACATGAATTGTGTCAAGTTTCCAG GAGGTGGAGAAGTCTCGGTTTAGCTGAAGATTTGAAGCTTTTGAGAGACCAACCATTAAAATGGTATGCTTGGCCAATGGCAATGCTTGCAGCTCCCAAAATGTCACAACAAAGAATTGAGCTAGAAAAATGCATCTCCTTCATTTATGTCATTGATGACATCTTTGATGTTTATGGGACAGTTGAAGAATTAACCCTCTTCACAGAAGCAGTAAATAG GTGGGAACTGGATGCCCTGGCGGACTTACCAGAATACATGAGATCACCTTATAAGGCTCTTTATGATACCATTAATTCCATTGGCTACAATATCTACAAAACCTATGGATGGAACCCCATTAAAAACCTGCGGATGACG TGGGCAAGCCTATGCAATGCATTTCTAAAAGAAGCAAAATGGTTTGCCTCGGGGGTGATACCAACAGCAGATGAGTACCTCGAAAATGGGCTTGTTAGTTCTGGAGTTCATGTTGTCTCAATTCACATGTTCTATCTCTTAGGTCTTGGTCTAACCAATGAAAGCTCTCATTTGGAAGATGCATCAGCCATGTCCTCTTCCGTGGCTATGATTCTTCGTCTTTGGGATGATCTTGGAACCGCAAAG gatgaaaatcaagaaggAAATGATGGTTCATACGTAGAATGTTACATGAAGGGACACGAAGATGCTTCCACTGAATTGGCAAGAGAACATGTGGCTAAACTAATAGAAGATGAATGGAAGAAACTTAACAAGGAACATCTTCGTTTCATGAGTCGATCTTCAGGATCATTTTCAAAAGCTTCTCTTAATTTTGCAAGGATGGTCCCTCTTATGTATAGCTATGATGATAACCAGTCCCTCCCTGCCCTCCAAGAATATATCAACTCTATGTTGTATGATGATTTATCCATGTCAATAAAGTAG